The following are from one region of the Ornithorhynchus anatinus isolate Pmale09 chromosome X1, mOrnAna1.pri.v4, whole genome shotgun sequence genome:
- the GTF2F1 gene encoding general transcription factor IIF subunit 1, with protein MTSLGTSNQTVTEYVVRIPKNTPKKYNIMAFNAADKVNFTAWHQAKMERDLSNKKIYQEEELPESGAGSEFNRKLREEARRKKYGIVLKEFKAEDQPWLLKVNGKAGRKFKGVKKGGVTENASYYIFTQCPDGAFEAFPVHNWYNFTPLARHRTLTAEEAEEEWERRNKVLNHFSIMQQRRLKDQDDEEEEEEDKEKKGRKKPSELRIHDLEDDLEMSSDNSENSEGEGEKIVHDKKKGAPPKRKKKKKKGSDDEAFEESDDGDFEGQEVDYMSDGSSSSLEETVGKPKTTQQEEEGPKGVDEESESSEESEEEKPAEEEKEEEEEKKAPTPQEKRKRKDSSEESETSEESDIDSEASSAVFMMKKKTPPKKERRPSGSSSRGDSRPGTPISDLANTSSTLRAAASKLEQGKRQTNDTPAAKRLRLDAGPQSTSGKSTPQPQSGKSTPSSGDVQLTEEAVRRYLTRKPMTTKDLLKKFQTKKTGLSSEQTVNVLAQILKRLNPERKMINDKMHFFLKE; from the exons ATGACGTCCTTG GGAACCAGCAACCAGACCGTCACTGAGTATGTAGTCCGGATTCCCAA aAACACCCCAAAGAAGTATAACATCATGGCTTTCAACGCCGCAGACAAGGTCAACTTTACCGCCTGGCACCAG GCCAAGATGGAACGAGACCTGAGTAACAAAAAAATATATCAGGAAGAGGAGCTGCCTGAGTCCGGGGCCGGCAGTGAATTCAACCGCAAGCTTCGCGAAGAGGCGCGGCGGAAAAAGTACGGCATCGTGCTCAAAGAGTTCAAGGCTGAGGACCAGCCCTGGTTGCTCAAAGTTAATGGCAAAGCTGGCAGGAA GTTCAAGGGGGTGAAGAAGGGTGGGGTGACCGAGAATGCCTCCTACTATATCTTCACCCAGTGTCCCGATGGTGCCTTTGAGGCTTTCCCGGTCCACAACTGGTACAACTTCACCCCACTGGCCCGGCATCGCACACTCACTGCTGAGGAGGCcgaagaggagtgggagag GAGAAACAAAGTACTGAACCACTTTAGCATCATGCAGCAGCGGCGGCTGAAGGACCAGGAcgacgaagaggaggaagaagaggacaaaGAGAAGAAAGGGCGCAAGAAGCCCAGCGAGCTGCGCATCCATGACCTGGAGGACGACCTGGAGATGAGCTCGGATAACAGCGAAAACAgcgaaggggaag GGGAGAAGATTGTCCATGACAAGAAGAAGGGGGCGCCCCCCAaacggaagaagaagaagaagaagggctcAGATGATGAAGCTTTTGAGGAGAGTGATGATGGGGACTTTGAGGGCCAGGAAGTGGATTATATGTCAGATGGCTCCAG CAGCTCACTGGAGGAGACTGTAGGCAAACCCAAGACAAcccagcaggaagaggaaggccCCAAAG gcGTCGACGAGGAGAGCGAGAGCAGCgaggagagcgaggaggagaagccggcggaggaggagaaggaggaggaggaggagaagaaggcccCCACTccccaggagaagaggaagagaaaag ACAGCAGCGAGGAATCGGAGACTTCAGAGGAGAGCGATATCGACAGCGAAGCGTCTTCTGCCGTCTTCATGATG aaAAAGAAGACACCCCCAAAGAAAGAGCGGAGGCCGTCGGGCAGCAGCTCTCGTGGGGACAGTCGCCCGGGAACTCCCATTAGCGACCTGGCCAACACCTCCTCCACCCTGCGGGCCGCCGCCTCCAAACTGGAGCAAG GGAAACGCCAAACGAACGACACCCCAGCCGCCAAGCGCCTGCGCCTGGACGCCGGGCCCCAGAGCACGTCGGGCAAGTCCACCCCGCAACCACAGTCTGGGAAGTCCACCCCCAGCAGCGg ggacGTGCAGCTGACAGAGGAGGCCGTGCGGCGCTACCTGACCCGCAAGCCCATGACCACCAAGGACCTGCTGAAGAAGTTCCAGACCAAGAAGACGGGGCTGAGCAGCGAGCAGACGGTCAACGTGCTGGCCCAGATCCTCAAAAGGCTCAACCCTGAGCGCAAGATGATCAACGACAAGATGCATTTCTTCCTCAAGGAGTGA
- the PSPN gene encoding persephin yields the protein MDSALLLLGFLLLLSSQPGVGETPPAPDEDPGVRGSQPVAPATPRGRPPRALAGLDPACQLRSLPLQVKELGLGYASDETIVFRYCAGRCPRARTQHALILARLLQGQAEWHGLGEPCCRPTGYEDVAFLDNQHHWHHLPQLSAGGCSCVG from the exons ATGGACTCTGCCCTGCTCCTGCTTGGTTTCTTGCTCCTCCTGAGCTCCCAACCTGGTGTTGGAGAGACCCCTCCGGCACCAGATGAGGATCCTGGGGTCAGGG GGTCCCAGCCCGTGGCCCCAGCCACGCCCAGAGGCCGGCCGCCCAGAGCCCTAGCCGGGCTGGACCCCGCTTGCCAGCTACGGAGCCTGCCCCTGCAGGTGAAGGAGCTGGGCCTGGGCTACGCCTCGGACGAGACCATCGTCTTCCGCTACTGTGCAGGCCGCTGCCCCCGGGCCCGTACCCAGCACGCCCTGATCTTGGCCCGGCTGCTGCAAGGCCAGGCCGAATGGCACGGGCTGGGGGAGCCCTGCTGCCGTCCGACCGGCTACGAGGACGTGGCGTTCCTGGACAACCAGCACCACTGGCACCACCTGCCCCAGCTCTCGGCTGGTGGATGCAGCTGTGTGGGCTGA
- the ALKBH7 gene encoding alpha-ketoglutarate-dependent dioxygenase alkB homolog 7, mitochondrial isoform X1, whose translation MAASGGRPPLRPFRRLSGLLLGRGAGARREAGGSEPNWVRGSGQAVLARLRASAVVQPDFLSLEEEETLSRELEPQLRRRRYQFDHWDAAIHGFRETEKSRWSEPSRAILQRVRAAAFDPDQPQLPLVHVLDLDQSGYIKPHVDSIKFCGSTIAGLSLLSTSVMRLVDSHDPQQWLELLLERRSLYILRSCGTRSPSLRDAKCLEVAASPLFAVPSPRETVAQTCPRRCLPLPADPSAGQRAPWEAEGVGDGAAPPRLCYL comes from the exons ATGGCGGCGAGCGGCGGCCGCCCCCCGCTCCGCCCGTTCCGCCGGCTCTCGGGGCTgttgctggggcggggggccggggcgcgccgggaggccgggggctcAGAACCGAACTGGGTGCGCGGCTCGGGCCAGGCCGTGCTTGCCCGGTTACGGGCCTCGGCCGTGGTGCAGCCCGATTTCCTGAGCCTTGAGGAAGAGGAGACCCTGAGTCGGGAGCTGGAGCCGCAGCTTCGCCGCCGCCGCTACCAGTTCGACCACTGGGATGCG GCCATCCACGGCTTTCGGGAAACAGAAAAGTCGCGCTGGTCGGAGCCGAGCCGAGCCATCCTGCAGCGGGTCCGGGCAGCCGCCTTCGACCCAGACCAGCCCCAGTtgcccctggtccacgtcctggaCCTGGACCAAAGTGGCTACATCAAGCCCCACGTCGACAGCATCAAG TTCTGTGGCAGCACCATTGCAGGCCTCTCGTTGCTCTCCACCAGTGTCATGCGCTTGGTTGACTCTCATGATCCCCAGCAGTGGCTGGAGCTCTTGTTGGAACGGCGCTCTCTCTACATCCTCAG ATCCTGCGGGACCAGGAGTCCTTCTTTGCGGGACGCAAAGTGCCTCGAGGTCGCCGCATCTCCGTTATTTGCCGTTCCCTCCCCGAGGGAGACCGTGGCCCAGACTTGCCCCCGCCgttgcctccccctccctgctgaCCCATCGGCCGGCCAGAGGGCCCCTTGGGAAGCAGAGGGCGTGGGAGACGGGGCCGCTCCCCCTCGCCTATGTTATTTATAA
- the ALKBH7 gene encoding alpha-ketoglutarate-dependent dioxygenase alkB homolog 7, mitochondrial isoform X2: protein MAASGGRPPLRPFRRLSGLLLGRGAGARREAGGSEPNWVRGSGQAVLARLRASAVVQPDFLSLEEEETLSRELEPQLRRRRYQFDHWDAAIHGFRETEKSRWSEPSRAILQRVRAAAFDPDQPQLPLVHVLDLDQSGYIKPHVDSIKFCGSTIAGLSLLSTSVMRLVDSHDPQQWLELLLERRSLYILRGPARYDFSHQILRDQESFFAGRKVPRGRRISVICRSLPEGDRGPDLPPPLPPPPC, encoded by the exons ATGGCGGCGAGCGGCGGCCGCCCCCCGCTCCGCCCGTTCCGCCGGCTCTCGGGGCTgttgctggggcggggggccggggcgcgccgggaggccgggggctcAGAACCGAACTGGGTGCGCGGCTCGGGCCAGGCCGTGCTTGCCCGGTTACGGGCCTCGGCCGTGGTGCAGCCCGATTTCCTGAGCCTTGAGGAAGAGGAGACCCTGAGTCGGGAGCTGGAGCCGCAGCTTCGCCGCCGCCGCTACCAGTTCGACCACTGGGATGCG GCCATCCACGGCTTTCGGGAAACAGAAAAGTCGCGCTGGTCGGAGCCGAGCCGAGCCATCCTGCAGCGGGTCCGGGCAGCCGCCTTCGACCCAGACCAGCCCCAGTtgcccctggtccacgtcctggaCCTGGACCAAAGTGGCTACATCAAGCCCCACGTCGACAGCATCAAG TTCTGTGGCAGCACCATTGCAGGCCTCTCGTTGCTCTCCACCAGTGTCATGCGCTTGGTTGACTCTCATGATCCCCAGCAGTGGCTGGAGCTCTTGTTGGAACGGCGCTCTCTCTACATCCTCAG gggtcCTGCCCGCTACGACTTCTCCCACCAGATCCTGCGGGACCAGGAGTCCTTCTTTGCGGGACGCAAAGTGCCTCGAGGTCGCCGCATCTCCGTTATTTGCCGTTCCCTCCCCGAGGGAGACCGTGGCCCAGACTTGCCCCCGCCgttgcctccccctccctgctga